The stretch of DNA TAGAACGTTCTCAAGAAGAATTACGAGAAGCTCGGGCTGCACTTTATCCAACTCTCGATACTCAACTTGATCTTTCTCGCTCTCAATCTGCTGGCTCGGAAAGATCTATAGACTTAGCTCGTCAACAAGGAAGTGGTTTGATTGATGAAGAAAGTACTACTGAGTCTGTCAATGGAACATTAAGTCTTAGCTATAACATCTATACAGGAGGAAGAAGAGGAGCCGATATCGAACGAGCTACAAGACAAGTTCGTTTCAATGAATTAGATTTAGAAAGAATTACTTTTGAAGTACGGTTTGAAACTGCTAGAGACTACTATAATTTACAAAATGCCGACGCTCAAGTTGAAATTGAACAAGCAGCCGTAGAAGACGCACAACAAACCCTTAAAGATGCTCAATTACTTGAACAAGCAGGATTAGGTACAAGGTTTGATGTGTTACGTGCAGAAGTAGAATTAGCCAATGCTCAACAAAGACTAACAAGGGCTGAAGCTGACCAAAGCACCAGTAGAAGACAATTAACAGAAACTCTTAGTGTAGGACAACAAGTCGAACTCCAAACTGCTGACGAAATTGAGCCAGCGGGTAATTGGGAACTATCTTTACCAGAAACCATTGTGCTGGCATACAAAAATCGTGCTGAGTTAGAGCAATTTTTGGTACGCAGAGAAATCAATCAAAAACAAAGACAAATTGCTTTGTCTACTATTAGACCACAAGTAAGCGTATTTGCTAATTATGATGTTTTGGATATTTTTGATGATGATGTTGATTTAACCGATGGTTATACGATAGGCACTAGATTACAGTGGAGTTTATTTGATGGTGGTGCAGCTACCGCTAGAGCCAGACAATCGGAAACAGATATCCAAATAGATGAAACTCAGTTTGCTAATCAACGCAATCAAATTCGGTTTCAAGTAGAACAAGGTTATTACAATCTTACGGCGAGTAAAGAAAATATTACTACTTCTGAAAAAGCAGTGCAATTAGCAGAAGAAAGTTTGAGATTAGCAAGATTACGTTTCCAAGCTGGAGTAGGAACACAAACAGATGTAATTCAAGCCCAAAGTGAATTGACTACTGCCAGAGGTAATTATCTCCGAGCAATTATTGATTATAATCAATCTCTCAATCAATTAGAGAGAGCAGTTACTAACTTGCCAGAAGGCAAATTATTTGATCTGCCATCTAATTAATTATTTTTTTATTTTAATTATGAGATAGTAAGGGAGAAATTGCAGCTTGCATTTTTCCCTTATTTTTTAGGTTTTGAACTACAATACTTGCTTAAAGTAATAAGGGTAAATTAAAATCCCACTTCTTACAAAAGTATTTTGTTAAGCTTTTTTGAAAGTTCAAAAACATTAGCTTCTTTGTCGTTTCAGGGAAACCGTTAATTGAAATCCTAGAGCATCAAGTAAATCAATTAATTTATAGATTGCACCAGCATTTTCTGTAACAAATAACTGTTTTAACTTTTCGTAATGTTGCTGGGCTTCCTCTGAAAGATTATTCCTTTGACAGCGAGATTCAATTAAGTCCTCAAGTGCATTCGGTAGCAGTTGATAAGTTTGAAAATTTTCTTCTAAAGCAAAGCTTAGGTATTTAGCTGCTTTTTCCGCATCTTCCAAAGAATCAATTAAATCATCAATCCAGCTAGTTTTAGTTGGTAACTTCACCATACTTATTTGCAGTAAAGACTTTAAAGATAATAACGATAAATAACTAACCGCTATTTGTTAATCAGTTATAACTTACTCGCGATTTATCGCATTGTTGTAAATCTTTTCATTTGCTTTAACAGATTTAAAAAAATCTACAACTGGATACGGATAGTCTGTTCCTAGTCTGATTTGATAACGTTTTTGTTCCTCAGAAGTAAGTTTCCAAGGTTCATGAATTTTACTTCCTGGAATTAAAGCTAGTTCTGGTAACCAATGTCTAAGATAATCTCCTTTGGGGTCATAATATTTTGATTGTTTAGGAATATTAAAATAACGAAAGCCACGAGCATCATTACCTACTCCAGCAGTATAGTTCCAATTACCCCAATTACTACAAACATCATAGTCAACTAGCAAAGATTCAAACCATTCTGCTCCTATTTGCCAATTGATTCCTAAATTTTTAGTCAAGAAACTAGCAACATTTTGTCTACCACGATTAGACATAAAACCTGTGGCAGCTAATTCTCGCATATTGGCATCGACTAAAGGATAACCTGTTTTTCCTTCTTGCCACAAATTAAATCTTTTCCAGTCTTCTTTCCAGGGAATATCAATACCTTGTAAACCAGATTGATAGAAAATTTTGTTACCGTGTTTAGCACAAATAAAATGAAAAAAGTCTCGCCAAATTAATTCAAAAATTAGCCAATAAGTAGAATCGTTTTTAATTCTTTTTGTTTCGTATTTTTGGACTTGTTCATAAATATAGCGAGGAGAAATACAACCTCTAGCAAGCCAAGGAGAAAATTTAGAAGAATAGTTTGCTCCTAACATTCCGTTTCTAGTTTCTTTATATTCTTTTAAACAATCTAATTGCCAAAAATATTGATTCAATCTTGTTAAAGCTTCCGTTTCTCCACCTTTAAAGTTTAAAACTGCTCGTTTATCAAAAATAGGTGTGGTTAAACCTAAATCAGATATTTGAGGAATTTGTCCTAATTCTATGGATGGTAATGATGGTAATTCTTTGGGAGTTGGTAAAGGGTTTTCTATCGTAGATTTTGCTTCAACTTGCTTACGAAAATTAGTATATAATTCGGGAATTTGTGAAATTTCAAAGGGTAAATCTTCGGTGAGATATAAAGTTGCTCCCCAAAAAGAGTTTACTTGAATTTTTAGTTTTTGTAATTCTTGTTTTAAAGCTTGTTCTACTTTAAGTTCTTCTGCGGTTACTTCTTGATGATAATAAACAGAATCTATCTTTAATTTTTGAGCAAGATGAGGAATAATTTGTTCTGGAAAACCCCAATAAATAATTAAGTCACTACCTAGTTTTTGAAGTGATTTTTTTAAATCAGCAACAGATTCTAGTAAAAATTGGGCGCGATAATTGCCAGTTTTTGGAAAACCAAAAGAAGTTTGCTTAAACTCTCTTTGATCAAAACAATATACAGGAATAATTTGAGCTTGTTCTTGAACAGCTTGGTAAATTGGTTTGTGGTCGTGAAGGCGGAGATCGTTACGAAACCAAATCAAAATTCGTTGTTTTGACATAATTAATTCAAGTTTGATTGAGAGTAAATAGTAGTAAGTTTTAAGAGCAAATGATCAACGATATAATTCAGCAAAGCTTAGATTACAATAAGTTAAAAATATCTTGCCTATTCGTTCAAAAAAAAATTTAATTATAGAATCGATAAATAATTTAGATTGACAAAGTTATTGCTCTCAACAAAAAAGAAGCAATTTCCTTTTTCCACAACAAAAGAAAAACAATTCGCAGTAGAATTAATTAATTTATCTAATTAAGACCAAAGTAAGACTAAAGCTATTTTAAGACAGATGTTGTTCGAGCATCCTAATCAATTTATTAAATGGTATTATGAACAAGCAACAAATTAATGTGTATCTCAAAGAATTTTTTTACCTTACTCAAAAAAGTTTTAGTTGGATTATTTTACTTTATTAATTCAACTTGCTTGATTTAAAAATGGTTCTAAACGATTTGATCTAAGTCATTAATATATTTAGATTTTAATTACATTAAATAGAAAAATGATAGCTAGTATGTGCGCCATTAGGATATAAAAAAGTACAAATTACTGAAGTTTCGGGATTATATTTAATAATTAAATCTTGTAAACCTGCTTCCTTCCAATCACTGACCATATTAGGTAATATACTGATAGGTTTAAAAACCATTTGCCAATCTTCTAAACTGGAACTATTATTTTCTGATTGCCGTAAAATAATAACTGTTCCTTTTTCTTCAAATTCAGAATAGCTTCGTTTTGCGATCGCGATTATTCGTTCAGCATTCGCTTCAATAACTTTAATTTGTTCTTCTTTACTTTCTAAAGGTTCAGACATCCTCTCAACTGCTTGGTAAACACAAACTTTATTAATATAAAATATATTTGCCTAAAAAACATGGACGCTAGACAATATGCACCCGCAACCCAACGCAACCGCGAACCAATTTTAGCAGTATTATCGCGAGTATTACCTCCCCAAGGTAATATTTTAGAGCTTGCTAGCGGAACAGGCGAACATTCAGTTTTTTTTGCACCTTTTTTTGCACCTCGTCAATGGTATCCTTCCGATCCCAATCCTTTTTTAAGAGACAGTATTGAAGCTTGGCGAAATTATCATTCTATAGACAACTTACATTCTCCTTTTGATATTGATGTTTGTGAGTCTAAATGGCAAATAGAAGAACAAGGAATTGCAGTTCAAGCAATTGTTAATATTAATATGATTCATATTTCTCCCTGGCAAGCTTGTCTCGGTTTGATGAGTGGTGCAGGTAGGATTTTACCAATGGATGGTATTTTATACTTGTATGGTCCTTATAAACAAAAGGGAGAACATACCGCAGAAAGTAATCGTAGTTTTGATGAATCTTTACGTCGGCAAAACCCTGAATGGGGAGTTAGAAATTTAGAAGATGTAGCAAGAATAGCTAAATCTGAAGGTTTAGAGTTACAAGAAGTTGTTACGATGCCAGCTAATAATTTGTCGGTAATTTTTAAAAAATCACAAGTTAAGATTTAAAACTAATTTTTTAATCTAATCAAAATTCTCTTAGAGATTTTTCTAGATCGCCAGGAGCAAAAATAATATTTAATAAATTAGTAGCATGAATAGAAGCAAAATGTGCCGTAGCCCAGGCAGGAATGATACTAAAATACCAAAGTAGAGAAAATAATTTAAAAAATAACCAGATTACAATTAACCAAAAACAAATATAAGGGATAAGAGTTTGGAAAATAATATAACAACTGCCCCAAAGCAGATCTACTAAAATATTATTGATTACTAAATTACCTTGACCTGTTTTTTGTTGATTAATTCTCTGCTGTTTTCTGAGATTAAGGAAATAATAAAAATTACTGTGATTAGCAATTAGTTGTTTAGCAAATAATCCTGCACTACCGTAACTACATAAAAAAATTAAACTTTGTTGAGGATTTTGCCAATATCGAGCTAAAAATTTAAATAAGTTTTCAACGATTTGAATAGACTGATTTTGAATATTATTTAATAATAAAGTTGCTGTATAATCACCTAGATAAAAACCGACATAAATACCAACAATAATAGAACTAATATAGCTTAGTGCATAAAGACATCGAAACATTCTAAACTATCGTTAATTAAAGAATAATTGCTATTATAATTTTTGTTAAAAAAAATGATGTGATCTTGAATCAGCTTATTTAGTAACTTATTAAGGCTTTTTATTAATCGGAACTGAATAAGTACTAAGCTTTTTTTAAAGTAGAGATAATTCTGACATTATCCCTACCATTAAATCAAAACAGAAAATAACGTTGTGCCATTGGTAATTCTGTAGCGGGTTCGCAAGTTAACAGTTCCCCATCTGCCCTGACTTCATAGGTTTCTGAATCGACTTCGATATTAGGAGTTGCATCGTTTAGTTTGAGATCTGCCTTACTAAGATTGCGAGTATTAGACACAGCTACCGCAGGAGTTTGTAAACCAATTTGTTCGGGAATACCTGCCTCAATCGCAGCTTGAGAGACAAAAGTAAGAGAAGTCGCACCAATTGCACCACCAAAACTACCAAACATCGGACGCATATGAACAGGTTCGGGAGTCGGAATACTAGCATTAGGATCGCCCATTTGTGACCAAGCAATCAACCCTCCTTTAATCACTAGTTCTGGTTTAACGCCAAAAAAGGCTGGTTTCCAAAGACATAAATCCGCTAGTTTTCCTGCTTCAACTGAACCAACATAATTGGAAATGCCATGAGCGATCGCTGGATTGATGGTATATTTGGCGATATATCTTTTGGCACGGAAATTATCATTTTCTGCCGAATCTTCAGCGAGATGTCCTCGTTGTACCTTCATTTTGTGGGCGGTTTGCCAAGTCCGAATAATTACTTCTCCTACTCTTCCCATCGCTTGAGAGTCGGAAGAAATCATACTAAATGCGCCAAGATCGTGCAAAATATCTTCTGCTGCAATAGTTTCTCTGCGAATTCTTGATTCTGCAAAAGCTACATCTTCAGGAATGCTTTTATCGAGGTGATGGCAAACCATCAGCATATCTAAGTGTTCTTCTAAAGTATTAGCTGTATAGGGACGAGTAGGGTTGGTAGAAGAAGGCAAAACGTTCGCTTGTCCACAGACTTTAATAATATCTGGTGCGTGTCCACCGCCAGCCCCTTCAGTATGATAAGTATGAATCACACGATTTTTAAAGGCTGCAATGGTATCTTCAACAAAACCAGCCTCGTTAAGGGTATCGGTATGAATTGCTACTTGAATATCATATTGATCCGCCACACTTAAACAAGTATCGATCGCAGCAGGAGTTGTTCCCCAGTCTTCATGCAATTTTAACCCCATTACTCCTGCTTGAATCTGTTCGATTAAACCTTCAGGTTTGCTACTATTTCCTTTACCTAAAAAACCCAAATTCATCGGGAAAGCATCCGCCGATTGCAACATCCGCCAGATATTCCATGCCCCAGGAGTACAAGTAGTAGCATTAGTACCTGTAGCAGGCCCCGTACCACC from Stanieria cyanosphaera PCC 7437 encodes:
- the ureC gene encoding urease subunit alpha; translated protein: MSYRMDRRAYAETFGPTTGDRVRLADTELIIEVERDFTNYGDEVKFGGGKVIRDGMGQSPISREEGAVDLVITNALILDWWGIVKGDVGIKDGKIFKIGKAGNPYIQDNVDIIIGPATEILAGEGHILTAGGIDSHIHFICPQQIETAIASGVTTMIGGGTGPATGTNATTCTPGAWNIWRMLQSADAFPMNLGFLGKGNSSKPEGLIEQIQAGVMGLKLHEDWGTTPAAIDTCLSVADQYDIQVAIHTDTLNEAGFVEDTIAAFKNRVIHTYHTEGAGGGHAPDIIKVCGQANVLPSSTNPTRPYTANTLEEHLDMLMVCHHLDKSIPEDVAFAESRIRRETIAAEDILHDLGAFSMISSDSQAMGRVGEVIIRTWQTAHKMKVQRGHLAEDSAENDNFRAKRYIAKYTINPAIAHGISNYVGSVEAGKLADLCLWKPAFFGVKPELVIKGGLIAWSQMGDPNASIPTPEPVHMRPMFGSFGGAIGATSLTFVSQAAIEAGIPEQIGLQTPAVAVSNTRNLSKADLKLNDATPNIEVDSETYEVRADGELLTCEPATELPMAQRYFLF
- a CDS encoding DASH family cryptochrome, yielding MSKQRILIWFRNDLRLHDHKPIYQAVQEQAQIIPVYCFDQREFKQTSFGFPKTGNYRAQFLLESVADLKKSLQKLGSDLIIYWGFPEQIIPHLAQKLKIDSVYYHQEVTAEELKVEQALKQELQKLKIQVNSFWGATLYLTEDLPFEISQIPELYTNFRKQVEAKSTIENPLPTPKELPSLPSIELGQIPQISDLGLTTPIFDKRAVLNFKGGETEALTRLNQYFWQLDCLKEYKETRNGMLGANYSSKFSPWLARGCISPRYIYEQVQKYETKRIKNDSTYWLIFELIWRDFFHFICAKHGNKIFYQSGLQGIDIPWKEDWKRFNLWQEGKTGYPLVDANMRELAATGFMSNRGRQNVASFLTKNLGINWQIGAEWFESLLVDYDVCSNWGNWNYTAGVGNDARGFRYFNIPKQSKYYDPKGDYLRHWLPELALIPGSKIHEPWKLTSEEQKRYQIRLGTDYPYPVVDFFKSVKANEKIYNNAINRE
- a CDS encoding TolC family protein, which encodes MTIRTVVTSAAIILCYGNIAAAKDLPNLSKTDNLLDTIKFDSKQLNNLIPLKSKQLENGSKLIPLEIVQAVESKPQAEPNFNVEQLEPSANPLQFPTQPQEVQINTQKPITLQQAIELAIKNNQDLQESKLNLERSQEELREARAALYPTLDTQLDLSRSQSAGSERSIDLARQQGSGLIDEESTTESVNGTLSLSYNIYTGGRRGADIERATRQVRFNELDLERITFEVRFETARDYYNLQNADAQVEIEQAAVEDAQQTLKDAQLLEQAGLGTRFDVLRAEVELANAQQRLTRAEADQSTSRRQLTETLSVGQQVELQTADEIEPAGNWELSLPETIVLAYKNRAELEQFLVRREINQKQRQIALSTIRPQVSVFANYDVLDIFDDDVDLTDGYTIGTRLQWSLFDGGAATARARQSETDIQIDETQFANQRNQIRFQVEQGYYNLTASKENITTSEKAVQLAEESLRLARLRFQAGVGTQTDVIQAQSELTTARGNYLRAIIDYNQSLNQLERAVTNLPEGKLFDLPSN
- a CDS encoding DUF938 domain-containing protein; the encoded protein is MDARQYAPATQRNREPILAVLSRVLPPQGNILELASGTGEHSVFFAPFFAPRQWYPSDPNPFLRDSIEAWRNYHSIDNLHSPFDIDVCESKWQIEEQGIAVQAIVNINMIHISPWQACLGLMSGAGRILPMDGILYLYGPYKQKGEHTAESNRSFDESLRRQNPEWGVRNLEDVARIAKSEGLELQEVVTMPANNLSVIFKKSQVKI